A stretch of DNA from Ovis aries strain OAR_USU_Benz2616 breed Rambouillet chromosome 14, ARS-UI_Ramb_v3.0, whole genome shotgun sequence:
GAAGACACTGCCCCCAGTGCCATCCACAGCTCTGTGAGGAGAGAAGTCAGGGCTTGGAGTGCTGAGTAATACAGGTGGCTGCTATGTATCCAGCCCAGTGCCCCTTCAAGGGTGCCATAGAGTCCTCTGACACATCTCTGAGTGGTGGGGACATTTAGTGACATCAGAGTGAGAAGCTGGGTAGCATCAATGGAGGATTCACCTGATGTAAACCTTTCCCAATAcaggttgttttttaaaatgtattttgaatttgTGTtgacttctgccatacaacatgactcagccatgaGCGTACATGTTTCCTGCCTCTTGAACCTTCCCCCACCTTCCACCCAATCCCACctttctaggttgtcacagattACCACGTTGAGCTCTCTGTATCAAGttgtttttcaataaaattttatttggaacAATTTTGGATTTATAGAATAGttgaaaatatttgtcaaaactgACAGACAACCTTGGAGCATTAGTAATAACTCAACCTCACAATATGTGAGGATTTGGATTTCACCAGATTGTCCATTAATGTGTCTTTGGATTCCAGGATGCAATACATGATCTACACACACTGCATTCATTGTCATGTGTCCCCAGTGTCCTCTGCTCTGTGGAACTGCTCATTCTCTCCTGGTCTGTCATGGCCTTGGGAGGTCTGAGAAGGACTGGTCAGGGATGGTAGAAGGCCCTCCAAGCTGAGTCTGTCTGCTATTGTTCTTGTAATGTAGAGtggaggaaatggtagcccactccagtatccttgtctggtgAATCCCACGGACAAAAGAGCCTCTCAggttatagtccttggggtcacaaagagtcaaacataacttataactctgagcacagcacagaggagGCCTCAGACTTTGGGTTTTGCGAAAGACAACACAGAGCTGAAGCCCCCTGCTTGTCTTCTTAATCTGGGTACATGTGACAGCTGTATGTCTTACCACTGGATATGTCATATTTGATTGTTGATTAATGTTATGTTTGTCAGATCTGCACTGTTTTCCaaccttctcctctcctcctgttttctttggaaatgagTTACTGAGTCTAGCCCATGCTTGGGGAGTGCAGAGCAGTAAGTTTTCCCTCCTGAAGGGGATAATCTATCTGTGTAACTAGAGATGTTTCAGTAAGGAATGGTTGTCTCTTCTCCCacattattttagttttgtttaggTGCACtagggctttttgtttgtttgtttgtttttaatttttttaaattgaaggatggttgctttacaggattttgtagttttctgtcataacatcaacaagaatcagccataggttcaCCCATGTCGCCTCCCTCCCGAaactccctcctatctccctcaccactccacccttctagattgtcacagagcccctgtttgagttccctgagtcatacagcagattcccattggctatctattttacatatggtaatgtaagtttccattactctttccatacattcaccttctccctcctctcctccgcctgtgtccacaagtctgttttctatgtcggTTTCTCCATTGATGTCCTGAAAATTAATTCATCAGTACAATCTTTCTAGagtctgtgtatatgtgtcagtatacgatatttatatttctctttctggcctACTTGACTCTGAATGATAGACTCCaggttcgtccacctcattagaactgagtcaaatgtgttcctttttatcagttcagttcagttgctcagtcatgtctgactctttgctagcccatggactgcagcacgccaggcttccctgtccatcaccaactcccaagtttcgctcaaactcatgtccgtcgagttggtgatgccatccaaccacctcatcctctgtcatccccttctcctcttgccttcaatctttcccagcataagggtcttttccaaagacctTCTTGGAGAGCACAAGCAAAACTttgtgcgcaccaggacccaggagaaaggagcaatgaccccataagagactgacccagacttgcctgtgggtgtccaggagtctccggcagaggcgtgggtcggcagtgccctgctgcagggtcaggggcgaTGAGTGAGGCAGTGCATGcacaggaccttttgaaggaggtcgccattatcttcattacctccaccatggtttggtctcaggtcaaacaacagggagggaacacagccccacccatcaatagaaaattggattaaagatttactgagcatggcccctcccatcagaacaagacttaGTTTCCCctacagtcagtctctcccatctggAAGCTTCCAAAAGCCTCTTATCCTTGTCCCTCagagggctgctgatgctgctaagtcacttcagtggtgtccgactctgtgtgaccccatagacggcagcccaccaggctccgtcgtccctgggattctccaggcaaaacactggagtgggttgccatttccttctccaatgcatgaaagtgaaagtgaagtcactcagtcgtgtctgactcttctccagccccatggactgcagcctaccaggctcctccatccacaggattttccaggcaagagtactggagtggggtgccattgccttctcctccctcagaaggcagacagaatgaaaaccacaatcacagaaaactaatcaaactgatcacatggaccacagcctggtctagctcaatgaaactatgagccatgccatgtagggccacccaagatggacaggtcatgatggagagttctgataaaatgtggtccgctgaagaaggcaatggcaaagcacttcagtattcttgcattaagaaccccatgaacagtatgaaaaggtgaaaagctatgacactgaaagatgaactccccagattggtaggtacccaatatgctactggagaagagtggagaaataacaccagaaagaatgaagagatggagccaaagcaaaaacaacacccagttgttgatgtgactggtgatggaagtaaagtctaatgctgtaaagaacaatattgcataggaacctggaatgttaggtctgtgaatcaaggtaaattggaagtggtcaaacaggagatggcaagagtgaacattgatattttaggaatcagtgaactaaaatggactggaatgggtgaatttaactcagatgaccattatatctactactgttggcaagaataccttagaagaaatgaagtagccattaGTCAACAAacgagtctgaaatgcagttcctttttatggctgagtggtatccCATTGTacgtatgtaccacagcttctgtatccattcatctgttgatgggtatctaggttgcttccatgttttagctattataaatagtgctgcagtgaactatgggatacatgtgtctttgtcagttttggttttctcagggtatgcctagtagtgggattgctaggtcatatggtggttttattcctagctttttaaaggaatcttcataccatctttcatagtggctgtatcaatttacattcccaccagcaatgcaggagagttccctttgtttctatactacaaagctatagtcatcaagacagtatggcactggcacaaaaacagaaatataaaccaatggaacaggatagaaagcacagagataaatccaaCACCTATTagtaccttattttttacaaaggaggcaagaatataccatggggataagatagcctcttcaataaatggtgctgggaaaactggacagctgcatgcaagagaatgaaattagaacacttcctaatgccatacatagagataaactcaaaatggattaaagacctaagtgtaagaccagaaactttaaaagtcttagaggaaaacaggcagcacacataaatcaaagcaagatcctctattacccacctcctaaagtaatggaaataaaaccaaaaataaacaagtgggacctaaatttaaaagcttttgcacatcaaaggaaactacaaaaagggtgaaaagacaaccctcagaatgggagaaaataatggcaatgaaacaactgacatgagatcaatttccaaaatatacaagcagctcatgcaattcaataccagaaaaacaaacaacccaatcaaaaagtgtgaaaaagacttgaaaagacatttctccaaagaagacatttagatggctaacaaacacatgaaaagatgctcaacattgctcaatattagagaaatgcaaatcaaaactgaaatgagataccatctcacaccagttagaatggccatcgtcaaaaagtctacaaacagtaaatgctggagagggtgtggagacaaggTGTGCTAGGtcttgttgtggcatgtgggacttcTCTTTGCAGAGGACAgtatctctagttgcagcaggagggttttagttgccccagggcatggGGGAGCTTAggcccctgaccagggatggaaccaattACCactgcatcagagggcagattcttaaccactggacaccagggaagttgctatttatttacttaatcatttattttattagtgTGGACTCATGCCCATTAGTGTGGACTCACACATATTACTGTATACTTTGGGTTATCATCCAGTACTCTGTTATTTATACTGTCCATCAAACCTTTTCCAATCTGTCAGTAGGAGCTTCTCAGACTTCCTTTTAGAGTTTCAAGGTCCATTTCATTGTATCTGTGCAAATAAACTGCTCTCCTAATGTGAAAGTTTGAGTTTGACTCTTGACAGAGTTTTCACACACGGAGTGCTGCCTCTGGTGAACCCAGCACTCTTGGCCTTAGAACTCCCATCTCCAGTGGCCTGTAGGACTGTGGACCTCAGAGTctctgatgcaggagacaaaCCTTACAGCCCTACAGCTGCTCGCTGATGTTTCTGGATAAACTGTGCAGTTCAGGTATCTCTTGAGATCAGGTTCACTGATGGAAGATGAGACAACCAGAAAGGGCAAGGCTAGACCACTAGGGGTCAAGAATGTGCCCAGGAACTTGTTCTCTTAAGGGTTTGAGAAAGACTGGTAGCATGATGTGAAATTAACAGAATTAGAAGCCCAGTGAAAACCTACATGGCTGTAAGTCCTATGAGTTCCTTGTTGGGAATATTTTGGAGCCAAGGTTGGTTGTCCACCATTGCTTGGGGCCCAGTCTAGAGACTGAAGATGTTAAGATATTCGAGGGCTTCACTAAGGCCCCTTCAGCAAGGCCCCAATGCACAATTTTATGTGCATTCTTATCTCCAGGACTTAACCTTGGGGAAAAAGGAAGGATTCTGGATGACCTTTTTTCCTGCCTGACAGTGGTGTAGACCTGTCCTTGGCTCTTTTGTGATTCTGTCTGCTCAGTTTGGGAGAATGCTGCCCTTCGAACCAGGATAGGTTGGGGGAAGGTTGATCAGGAAAACAGGTGATCGTTGGGGCTGGGACAACAGAGCACTTGGCTCCAAATGGAGTCACTTAGAAATGTCAGTGTTGCTGTAATCACAGCCTCTGTTCTCTGGTGCCGAATGGAAACACAAACAGCATTTTGAATGAAGTAGGAAAGAGtagcttttattgctttgccaggcaaatgTGAACACAGTGGGCTAATGTCCTGAAAACCACGTGAACCACCTTGGGGCAggtagtgaggagttttatagtgtttaaGGGGCAGGGCATGATCAGCTGGTGAACAGTTCTTGGATGGGTTGGCATCAAGGTGAATTTTTAAGCATCATCAACCTTTTGGTTTCAGCCAGTTTACGGTCAATGTTCTTGTGGTCAGCAGATTTCATCTGTAGGGGGTTCTATTTTCTGTAAAAACAACTTAGGAATATGTGTCAGGCCATTATATGTTCTAGGAAACTTGGAGTTTGGTGATTCTGTTATGTTGCAGAATTATagtctaaattgttaccagttcccCAGCCCAATagctattctttgtttctacatcttcacatttcccaGTCATTCACTCTTGAGTCAgcattttacttcaaaagacaAGGTCACAGGGGCTTGTACATGGTTTCATCCGCTCCACTTGATCTTTGGCAAAGATACCCCCGCATGTTCTCCAGAAGCTCTGCTCTCAGAGAGGAAAGGGCTTCCCACAGTTAACACCCCAAGGACAAGGGAACCGCATGTTCCAGGAGCCTGGCCACAGGACTGTGTTCCTCTTGGGAGGGGTTTGGGCTGAGCCCAAGGAGCTAGGGTGTTTTAAAGTGACAAGAACCCTGCCCTGAGCAGAGCACTCCAGCTGCCACCACAATGAAGGGAGCACTGCTTGTGCTGGCCTTGCTGGTGACCAGAGAGCTGACCTTTGAGACGCATGAGGGTAGGAAGGAGGGTCCAGATGGCCCTCCTGATCCTTGCTCAGTGCCGTCTCACTGCATCCTTCCCAGTCCTGTCCACACCACTTCTAGGGGCAGATTCTGAGGGCAGCTGTCTGATCAGTGCCCAGGAATCCTGCACAAACTCCCTGAGGCTTTCAGCCTTTGAATGGAAGGAGTGGTGTGGAGTTGGAAGGGTCATTAGCTATGCACACACTGGGGGATGGTTAGTTGGGGGTAGTGGTGCTCATTGGAAGGGAGGAAGCAGGCTGGTATGCCTGGGGCGGTGGTCAAGGGCAGAAGGGTCTCCAGGCCTATCCCCTCTTACTGCTCCCTTCTGCTGGGTGGTTTTCTGTCTGGAATGTAAGCAGTCCTGGGAGAGGGCGGGTCTCTGTGGGAGGTGAGTCTGGAAGCTTTGAATGTGAGTTCTATCAAGTGGTGAGAAACAGGAACCTCCTACTCTGGTAATCCTCTTGATAAGATGCTTTCTGTCTGTGCTTTCAGCGGAAGCCTGCCCTGTGTTTTATGGAGCGGTTGGTACGATTTTTATTGGAAGCAAAACATTGTTGAACTCAACATTCGATTTGGTTGATGCTACTGATGAGGAAAAGGAAGCTATCAGAAAACTCCAGGATTGCTTCAATGAGAATGGATTTCGTGCCAAGCTTTTCATTATAAAACTTGTGGTAATTGACTCTTTCCATCCCTTACCCTGCCCTGCCACTCACATGCATAGTGCAGTATGTCACATGGGAATAGATCACGCAGTCATGGGATATGTGACAGACAAGAGCTATAAACAAAGAAACACATGAACCCTTTGCCTCACCCTGCAACACCTGTAATATGTAACTGCAGTCCTCCTGCACATCCAGCCTCTTGTTACTGAATATGCCTGCATCATGCCAGTCAACTCACACACAGAATAGGGTTGTAATGTCAACGCAGTAGGCCAAGTGTCTTGAGTCATATGAGTTTTTTCCCTCAGTGAGAGGAGCTAGTATTGGAGGAATAGAATTTTAATGTTTGGCAGGAAAGGAAGCATTCAGCTCACACATATGTAAGAGTCTTGTCTGCTCTACTTTAGGAATACTGAAAAGGAGCCCCTGGCTTTAGAGTCTCTTTCCAGCATGAGACTCCCTGGCTTTGTGAAGTTTCTGGCCTGTGGTCTTGTCACTTCTTGTTCCCACTCTGATGGCCATTGCTCTGGCTCAGAGCCCCATTTCCACCCGCATGGTCTCCGTGTCTACAAGCCAGAATTTCCACTGTGGTGTTTTGGTGCCTGAAGCTCCTGAGGAGGATTCTAGGTATCTGTGACTGCTCACCTGAGCAAGCAGTGTAtttcccaaagaaccatctttccttttttgttcttgttAAGTAATACTGGAGATTGTGAATAGTCTTTCTCAACATATTTTCCTCAAATTGTTGATTGTTCAAAATGAGAGGTTTTTTGCAGAGTTTCATGCACTAATAGGAGCACACAGAGCACATGGGTTTGTTTACGACACCTGCATGCACATTCCGTCCACCCAGCCCACCTGACAGAAGAGGCTCAGGTGCAAGAGATGTGACCCAAACCCAGGCTCCAGCGCCTTGCTCCTCCCTCAGGACTAGTCCTGGCTGTGCCCTGCTGACCCTTGTCATCTTCTCCCCTCCCTAGCATGGTTGGTGACTCTGTCTTCCTCCTGACACCTGTGTTTGGGCTGTTAGGGAGCCATCCTCCCCCTGGTGCCTGCTGGCAGCCCCTTGTCCAGTGATGGGTCTGTGGGCAGAGGTTCTTGCTGGGGATGGGGCTTAATCCCTGAGGGTGAGGTGATCCTGGGGAGACAGGATAGCCTGGCTGTGGGCTCAGGTCCTGTCTTTTCTCCTCCTATTCCCTCCCAGAGTTCCATCATTTTAAATGAGGATTGCTCTGGCTATAGAGTGTCCACAGTGTTGAACGCTGTTTCAGGATTACTTCTCAGTGTGACGTCTTTGGTGAGATGATCTTTCCCAGGGATGCCAGCGTGCACTCAAGCTTCCTGCCCTGTTCTCCTCAACTGAGGCTGGGATCCAGATACCTGTCCCACCTGATGTGGTGTCTATGAGGCTTACTCTAATAAAATCACTGCAGTATTGCTCAGtgtgccatgtgtgtgtgtgctctgggGAGGATGTGAGGCAGGAGGTCTCGGGAGATGGTGAGAAGTGACACATGTGGTCATTGAGAGCATGAGGACCAGAGTCAGACCGAATGATGGTAAACCCGGGCCCTGACCCTGGCAAGCTGTAGAAACGTGGGCAAGTCTGTTTAACTTTTTCAAGTCATTTtgtcatctgttaaatggggattGTGTGTCAAGATTAAGCCAGTAACATAGTTTATAACAAGATTATAGCCAATAGCTTTTGAGGATAAAATTGTTGTTTGTGGACACAGATGGCATATCTCCTACTCTGGCCTTCAGCACAGTGGCAGAACGTCTAGTCCTTTAAATATCCCTCTGGTTATTGAATGGCAACTCCTGAGATGACCTGAGAGGGTCATCACAGGTCCCCTCTTCCTCCTAGTGGcatttgccattttctacttctaGCCCGAGATTTCTTCAGGGACACTAAGTGGCACTGCTGTTCTTGGTGCTGCCATGGGGACCAGGACCTCCATGAAGTGTTGGACCAGGAAGAAGGAAGTGTATAGAAGAAACTACCTCAGTGAGAATGTTGTTTCTGTGGAAGCAGCTCATGCTATGAAGTGTGAATTTAAGGATGTGCCATATGGGGCACGTGTCCTGAACCCTCCAGCCTACTTGTAAAGGCATGAAATAGATAGTTGCATTACAATAGGAGATTTGTGAAGCTACCAGGATGGGATTAGGTTTTATTCCAGTTTCTTAAGGGTCTAGGTCATTGTCAGGCTACTCTCAGTATGACCCACAGAAAGAGTGGTATAACTGATAAAAATCTCTCTACCTTCTGGCCAGGCAGATGTACTAAGGTCACATACCAGGAGCTGAACTTGGGACTTGATGCTAAGTAGCCAGGGCCTTGAGTCTTGGATCTTCTTTGACCCACTGCCTAAGTTAGGCATTTAAATTCACTGTTTGCTCTTCCTACACCTTGATTTACATCTACCAAGTGCTGGACACTCTGCTGGAGTTAGTAATAAGTGTTAAGGTcatactgtgaaagtgaaagtgaaaatcgagCAGTTGTATCTGACTCGTTCCAaccccatgtagcctgccaggctcctctgtccatggaattctccagacaagaatactggaatgggtagctgttcccttatctgggggatcttcccaacccagggatcgaacccaggtctcctgcattgcagggagattctttaccttatatgatccacaagggaaggccTCAAGTCATACTAAAGAagtctaaaattttgttgaaatgtACAAGATACAGATTGAACAGATTAAGGGCTAAATTTTATCCTTGTTTGAGATAAACTGACATCATAGCAATGTCAACCCTTCCCAAATCCATCTAAATTAACCTTTGTTCTCATGAAGATTTACTTAATGTTTACCCCCAGAAACTAAATGTTTGAAGTCAACCAAAAAATTGAGATAAATTGAAACTATCCAGGGGATTGTTCTCACCACATTtttgcaacagaaataaaagtctCCATAAATTGTCAAGTTTTAGTGGAGAATAGATACATGGTCATACTGAGAGAAGAGAAAACCCATACATAGAGTCAAAGTTAGTTTAAGATATACTAATAACAGTTTattgaatcttgaagaagaaatgggtatttttaaaaatggtgttaagaaaaatgagttaacATTAAAACAATCTAGATGTATCTGCAGAGCCTTTTCCTGTGGGTGTATGTGGAATAATGATTTAATTGCCATAATCCTATGTTTGATTATTCATTTGTCACAGCTCATTTcttctccaccccctccccactctttCAGTTTAACTTTCATGACATTGCAGTTTCTTGTTTTTCTCCTGCTTTACTGGAAGATACTTCTTAGGTCTTCCAGGTGGTATCCTTTATCAAAGATCATTCTCTTTGCAGCTCTTCTTTCTTATATATGCtcacttaaaaactttttttaaaaaattttctttattttttttagaatgagtttggaagtttaccttcatctgcaattttctgaagagtttgactaggataggtgttagctcttttctaaatttttggtagaattcagctgtgaagccgtctggtcctgggcttttgtttgctggaagatttctgattacagtttcgatttctgtgcttgtgatgggtctgttaagattttccatttcttcctggtcctggttcagttttggaaagttatacttttctaagaatttgtccatttcttccaagtcgtccattttattggcatatagttgctgatggtagtctcttatgatcctttgtatttctgtgttgtctgttgtgatttctccattttcatttctaattttgttgatttgattcttctccctttgtttcttgatgagtctggccattggtttgtccattttatttatcttcgCGAAGAAccagctttgttgatttttgctatggtcttttttttgatatttttgcatttatttctgccctaatttttaagatttctttccttctactaaccctgaggttcttcatttcttccttttctaattggTGTacgtgtagagttaggttatttatttgacttttttcttgtttcttgaggtaagcctgtattgctatgaacctcccCCTTAGCATTGCTTTCACAGTGTCCCATAAATTTTGGattcttgtgttttcattttcattcttttccatgaatattctgatttctttttttatttcttctgtgatttgtcaGTTATTCAGCAGcctgttgttcagcctccatatgttgggatttttaatagtttttctcctgtaattgagatctaatgttactacattgtggtcagaaaagatgcttggaatgatttcatgttTTTTGAATTtacggcccaggatgtgatctatcctggagaaggttccgtgtgcact
This window harbors:
- the LOC101113693 gene encoding androgen-binding protein homolog produces the protein MKGALLVLALLVTRELTFETHEAEACPVFYGAVGTIFIGSKTLLNSTFDLVDATDEEKEAIRKLQDCFNENGFRAKLFIIKLVSSIILNEDCSGYRVSTVLNAVSGLLLSVTSLVR